One window of Sphingobacteriales bacterium genomic DNA carries:
- a CDS encoding ATP-binding cassette domain-containing protein — MESETLQNNNTENIRQKESRTLNKIQFRKFLEIFRYVMRYKGYFFTGLFFLGLSTITSLAFPYMASLLADAAQGTVSWNIKQLGWVLLAILIVQSIFSYLRIVMFAYVSEYTMADIRKDLYARLITLPVAFFEQRRVGELTSRLSADVAQLQDAISINLAELLRQFATLVVGLTIIGLTSWKLTLLMVSTFPVAIVTAIYFGKFIRTMSKKAQDALANAGVVVEETLQSVQAVKAFTNEKYETLRYNKAIANVVTIAMKTAKYRGAFVTFLISAVFGGIVIVLWYGATLVHSGSLTIGELIRFILYTVFIGGAIGGMGDLYGNLQKALGASERVVEILNEHPEVDLTIQTNGRGGKTDLPTLTGDIEFRQVSFAYPTRKDITVLKDLSLYIHQGEKVAFVGASGAGKSTIVQLLMRLYPLDSGAIYLQNININTLDLTHLRQHIGIVPQEVILFGGTIRENILYGKPDATETEVANAAKKANAWEFISSFPEGLETLVGERGVKLSGGQRQRIAIARAILKDPSVLILDEATSSLDAESERLVQEALDRLMENRTTIIIAHRLSTIRKVNTIYVLENGEIAEKGTHEELAAKNNGLYQYLLKLQFEKAATQ; from the coding sequence ATGGAATCTGAAACTTTACAAAATAACAACACAGAGAACATTCGCCAAAAAGAAAGCCGAACGTTGAATAAAATCCAATTCCGAAAGTTTTTGGAAATCTTCAGGTATGTCATGCGTTACAAAGGCTATTTTTTTACCGGTTTGTTCTTTCTGGGGCTTTCAACCATAACCTCACTCGCATTTCCCTACATGGCCAGCTTATTGGCCGATGCCGCTCAGGGAACGGTCAGTTGGAACATCAAACAGTTGGGCTGGGTGCTTTTGGCTATTTTAATTGTACAAAGTATTTTTTCTTACCTCCGTATCGTCATGTTTGCCTACGTCAGCGAATACACCATGGCCGATATCCGGAAAGACCTGTATGCCCGGTTAATCACCCTTCCGGTAGCTTTTTTTGAACAACGCCGCGTGGGAGAACTGACAAGCCGCCTTAGTGCCGATGTCGCTCAGTTGCAGGATGCCATTTCCATCAATCTTGCGGAACTGCTCAGACAGTTTGCCACCCTTGTTGTCGGATTGACCATCATCGGACTGACTTCCTGGAAACTGACTCTACTCATGGTCTCCACTTTTCCGGTGGCAATCGTTACCGCAATTTACTTTGGTAAATTTATTCGCACCATGTCCAAAAAAGCGCAGGATGCGCTGGCCAATGCCGGAGTCGTGGTGGAGGAAACGCTCCAGTCTGTGCAGGCCGTAAAAGCTTTTACCAACGAAAAGTATGAAACCCTCAGATACAACAAAGCCATCGCAAATGTGGTCACTATTGCGATGAAAACAGCCAAATACCGCGGCGCATTTGTTACCTTTCTCATTTCGGCAGTGTTTGGCGGCATCGTTATTGTGCTTTGGTATGGCGCAACTTTAGTACATTCGGGCAGCCTGACCATCGGCGAACTCATCCGGTTTATTCTCTACACCGTTTTTATCGGCGGAGCCATCGGAGGAATGGGCGATTTGTACGGCAATTTGCAAAAAGCCCTCGGCGCTTCTGAAAGAGTGGTTGAAATTCTAAACGAACATCCCGAAGTTGACCTGACCATACAAACAAACGGGCGCGGGGGGAAAACTGATTTACCCACACTCACCGGAGATATCGAATTCCGTCAGGTTAGTTTTGCGTATCCGACCCGTAAAGACATTACCGTCCTCAAAGACCTCTCCTTATACATTCATCAGGGCGAAAAAGTAGCCTTTGTGGGCGCAAGCGGTGCCGGAAAATCAACCATTGTTCAATTGCTGATGCGCCTGTATCCCTTAGACAGCGGAGCAATTTATCTTCAAAATATCAACATCAACACCCTCGACCTGACCCATCTCAGGCAACATATCGGCATCGTGCCCCAGGAAGTCATTTTGTTCGGAGGAACTATCCGCGAAAACATCTTATACGGAAAACCTGATGCAACAGAAACAGAAGTTGCCAATGCCGCAAAAAAAGCCAATGCCTGGGAATTTATCAGCAGCTTTCCCGAAGGGTTGGAAACCTTGGTGGGCGAGCGCGGCGTTAAACTTTCGGGCGGACAAAGACAGCGAATCGCCATTGCCCGCGCCATTTTAAAAGACCCCTCTGTGCTGATTTTGGATGAAGCCACAAGCTCCCTCGATGCCGAATCAGAAAGATTGGTGCAGGAAGCCTTAGACCGCCTCATGGAAAACCGCACCACCATCATCATTGCCCACCGCTTATCTACCATTAGAAAAGTAAACACCATTTACGTGTTGGAAAATGGCGAAATTGCCGAAAAAGGAACGCACGAAGAGTTGGCAGCCAAAAACAACGGGCTTTACCAGTACCTCCTTAAACTGCAATTCGAAAAAGCTGCAACCCAATAA
- a CDS encoding CPBP family intramembrane metalloprotease, which translates to MLAEENAASNILPDLPRPLIQKGWLRALAYFISFVLVAMLFQGLSLLLLSALTGEGVTALTEAMDTSEGAHFFTYIQAFSLAGTLLITYLFRRYIDKQPMLTLGFDFTGRMKDSLFGLAAGFLLIAAGFVVLWMSGMLHITSIGFKPLSILLYIVLLIMVALNEEISVRGYMLNNLMQSFNKYIALALSSFVFAVLHLLNPNVSLLSFINIVLAGLLLGVYYIHIQNLWFPVALHFAWNFFQGPVFGFEVSGVNLSGIISQEVSGSEWLTGGQFGFEGSAILTLLLMVAIVFAEKFFGGKEAFNWKNAAQTPLI; encoded by the coding sequence ATGCTTGCAGAAGAAAACGCTGCTTCCAACATTCTGCCCGATTTGCCCCGTCCGCTGATTCAAAAGGGATGGTTGCGAGCCTTGGCGTATTTTATTTCCTTTGTTTTGGTTGCGATGCTCTTTCAGGGGTTGTCGTTGCTTTTGCTTTCGGCTTTGACAGGTGAAGGTGTAACTGCCCTGACTGAAGCAATGGATACTTCGGAGGGAGCGCATTTTTTTACCTATATTCAGGCATTTTCGCTTGCAGGAACTTTGTTGATTACCTACTTATTCAGACGATATATTGACAAACAACCCATGCTAACCCTTGGATTTGATTTTACCGGACGCATGAAAGACTCTTTGTTTGGATTAGCTGCCGGTTTTCTACTCATTGCTGCCGGCTTTGTCGTTTTATGGATGTCCGGTATGTTGCACATCACCAGTATCGGGTTCAAGCCCCTGAGCATCCTGCTTTATATTGTTTTATTGATTATGGTTGCCCTGAACGAAGAAATTTCTGTCAGAGGCTATATGCTCAACAATCTGATGCAATCGTTTAATAAATATATTGCGTTGGCTTTGTCTTCTTTTGTATTTGCGGTGCTGCATCTGCTCAATCCGAATGTGAGTTTATTGAGTTTTATCAATATCGTTTTAGCCGGACTTTTATTGGGAGTTTATTATATCCATATTCAAAACCTTTGGTTTCCTGTCGCATTGCATTTTGCCTGGAATTTTTTTCAGGGTCCGGTGTTCGGATTTGAGGTAAGCGGGGTGAATTTGTCGGGCATTATTTCGCAAGAAGTAAGTGGCAGTGAATGGTTAACGGGCGGGCAGTTTGGTTTTGAAGGTTCAGCTATTTTGACTTTGCTGCTGATGGTGGCAATTGTTTTTGCCGAAAAGTTTTTTGGCGGAAAAGAAGCTTTTAACTGGAAAAATGCAGCCCAAACGCCCCTTATCTGA
- a CDS encoding inositol monophosphatase, protein MTTAELVNLCREVQQIAATAGAFILNEAGKVNPSDIHLKHHNNLVSYVDTTSEKMIVDALSRLLPEAGFLTEENTVAPSSKSLQWVIDPLDGTTNFLYRLPSYAVSIALCSDNQPILGVVFEANRKECFWAVKGGGAFLNNSQIQVSKTSELSDALMSTGFPYYDFSILDNYIQALKTLMLQTKGIRRFGAAAVDLCYTACGRFDAFFEHSLHAWDVAAGSLIVQEAGGIVTDFSGNNNFLFGNQIIASNPKLYAKLYQILKHLI, encoded by the coding sequence ATGACCACTGCAGAACTTGTCAACCTATGCCGCGAGGTGCAACAAATAGCAGCTACGGCAGGGGCATTTATTCTAAATGAAGCAGGTAAGGTAAATCCTTCTGATATTCACCTGAAACACCACAACAATCTGGTGAGCTATGTGGACACTACCTCCGAAAAAATGATCGTGGATGCCCTTAGCCGGCTGCTTCCCGAAGCCGGTTTTCTTACCGAAGAAAACACAGTCGCCCCTTCTTCCAAATCCCTGCAATGGGTCATTGACCCTTTGGATGGCACTACAAATTTCCTTTACCGGCTTCCTTCTTATGCCGTGAGTATTGCCCTTTGTTCCGACAATCAACCCATCCTGGGCGTTGTTTTTGAGGCCAACCGCAAAGAGTGTTTTTGGGCCGTAAAAGGCGGAGGGGCTTTCCTGAACAATTCGCAGATACAGGTCAGCAAAACTTCCGAACTGTCAGATGCCCTGATGAGTACCGGCTTTCCCTATTATGACTTTTCTATCTTGGACAACTACATCCAAGCCCTCAAAACCCTGATGCTCCAAACCAAAGGTATCCGGCGATTTGGTGCTGCTGCCGTTGATTTGTGTTATACGGCCTGCGGACGCTTCGATGCTTTTTTTGAACATAGTCTCCATGCCTGGGATGTTGCTGCCGGAAGTTTGATTGTGCAGGAAGCCGGCGGAATAGTAACCGATTTTAGCGGAAATAACAATTTCCTTTTTGGCAATCAGATAATTGCCTCAAACCCAAAGCTCTATGCCAAACTTTACCAGATTTTGAAGCATTTGATTTAA
- a CDS encoding isopenicillin N synthase family oxygenase, whose product MSNQSIPQVDLSHFIDGNEQQKAAFVEKLGKAYEEVGFVSVINHGISDADIDQLYQQVKAFFDLPSEIKRSYEITGLAGQRGYTSFGREHAKGSDAPDLKEFYQWGQTVTDNDSIKSQYPDNVAVRELPVFNSTITDAYRAFERAGGYLLRAIAIYLNLPENYFDSKIHNGNSILRAIHYPPITQEPKNAIRAEQHEDINLITLLVGASAEGLELLNKQNEWRAINAGPGEIVVNVGDMLQRLTNNRLRSTTHRVVNPPREKWHTPRYSIPFFLHPRTEMDLTCLSSCVTEDNPLHYEPITAGEYLDERLREIGLKK is encoded by the coding sequence ATGTCGAACCAAAGTATTCCGCAAGTAGATCTTTCCCACTTTATTGATGGCAACGAACAGCAAAAAGCTGCGTTTGTCGAAAAATTAGGAAAAGCTTATGAAGAAGTCGGATTCGTTTCGGTGATAAACCATGGCATTTCTGATGCCGATATTGACCAACTTTATCAACAGGTAAAAGCGTTTTTTGATTTACCTTCCGAAATCAAACGTTCTTATGAAATTACCGGACTTGCAGGTCAGCGGGGTTATACAAGTTTTGGGCGCGAACATGCCAAAGGAAGCGATGCACCCGATTTAAAAGAGTTTTACCAATGGGGCCAAACTGTTACAGACAACGACTCGATCAAAAGCCAATATCCCGACAATGTTGCGGTGCGGGAACTTCCGGTTTTTAATTCAACTATTACCGATGCCTATCGTGCTTTCGAACGTGCCGGAGGGTATCTGCTTCGTGCCATTGCTATTTACCTCAACCTGCCTGAAAATTATTTTGACAGCAAAATCCACAACGGCAACAGCATTTTGCGGGCTATTCATTATCCCCCGATCACGCAAGAGCCTAAAAACGCAATCCGGGCTGAACAACATGAAGACATTAACCTCATCACTTTGTTAGTGGGTGCTTCTGCCGAAGGGTTGGAATTATTAAACAAACAAAATGAATGGAGAGCCATCAACGCAGGACCGGGTGAAATAGTCGTCAACGTTGGGGATATGTTGCAACGGTTGACCAACAACCGCCTTCGATCCACCACGCACCGCGTTGTGAACCCTCCCCGTGAAAAATGGCATACTCCCCGATATTCCATACCTTTTTTCCTCCACCCACGCACTGAAATGGATTTAACATGTCTATCGTCCTGCGTTACAGAAGATAATCCCCTTCACTATGAGCCGATTACTGCAGGAGAATATTTGGATGAACGCCTGCGGGAAATTGGTTTGAAAAAATAA
- the mtgA gene encoding monofunctional biosynthetic peptidoglycan transglycosylase — protein MRWVLKLIAGFMILSFVWALLYKWMNPPVTATMISRKISVGRAGKDNTLTRKWVKYENISPYMVLAVIATEDQNFLEHHGFDFEAIGKAMEHNQRQAKIKRKKIKGASTISQQVAKNVFLWERRSWLRKGLEAYFTVLIELLWSKKRIMEVYLNIAETGNLCFGVEGAANKFFGKKASALTKEQAALIASVLPAPSRNNLAKPNRSMLERKEWAMRQMNYLGDIELVKQLD, from the coding sequence ATGAGATGGGTTTTAAAGCTTATTGCCGGCTTTATGATTCTTTCATTTGTATGGGCTTTGTTATATAAATGGATGAACCCGCCGGTAACAGCAACGATGATATCGCGAAAGATTTCGGTTGGCAGAGCAGGGAAGGACAATACCCTGACGCGAAAATGGGTAAAATACGAAAACATTTCACCCTATATGGTTTTGGCGGTGATAGCTACCGAAGATCAGAATTTTCTGGAACATCATGGTTTTGATTTTGAGGCCATCGGAAAGGCGATGGAACATAATCAGCGACAAGCTAAAATTAAAAGAAAAAAAATCAAAGGGGCAAGCACGATCAGTCAGCAGGTTGCGAAAAATGTTTTTTTGTGGGAGCGGCGCAGTTGGTTGCGCAAAGGGCTGGAAGCCTATTTCACGGTGCTGATAGAGTTGTTATGGAGCAAAAAACGCATCATGGAAGTCTATCTGAATATTGCCGAAACGGGGAACCTTTGCTTTGGAGTTGAAGGGGCGGCGAACAAGTTTTTTGGCAAAAAGGCTTCGGCGCTTACGAAAGAGCAGGCTGCTCTGATTGCTTCGGTATTGCCCGCACCGTCAAGAAACAACCTTGCAAAACCCAACAGGAGCATGTTGGAGCGAAAGGAATGGGCGATGCGGCAAATGAATTATCTGGGAGATATTGAATTAGTAAAACAGTTGGATTAA
- the lnt gene encoding apolipoprotein N-acyltransferase, giving the protein MPPVSLWLLPVCAALLCWLAWIPQPFTPLLFVAFVPMLYLEQQVSESRHPQMRLQLLWAAFVFFLLFNLLTTGWIYKATIIGMLFACLANALLMCLPFMLFHWTKQKLGSRIGYISFIAYWLTFEHLHQRWELAWTWLNLGNALSQYPHFIQWYEYTGTGGGTLWILGVNLAVFLTVKNVQPEIAANKNKGISLFWLKKSLLPFALLFTPLLVSVLIFNGYSDKGTNIEIVIVQPNEDPYLIPDAETANQQVSDMLRLAETAITPDTRYLLLPESALPDAVWLNDFDEQPQILRLREWLKQYPDLKLVSGMTAFEHYPQPDATPSAQPYLQKSGSYDIFNSSVQLDSSLNEQWYHKSKLVPGVEKIPYRSFFSFMSPVIESLGGGTGGFGWQDERVVYWGADSLGIAPVICYESIFGQYLTEYIQKGAQLIFIMTNDGWWGNTAGFRQHLEYARLRAIETRRSIARAANTGISCFINQKGLIEERLEWQVKGAIVSRLEANSQTTFYVQYGDYIGRTASLLAGLFILLTFVTRFTPHFANKLKSLNN; this is encoded by the coding sequence ATGCCTCCGGTTTCACTTTGGTTGTTGCCTGTTTGTGCGGCGTTGCTTTGTTGGCTGGCTTGGATACCCCAACCTTTTACCCCTTTGTTGTTCGTCGCTTTTGTTCCGATGCTTTATTTGGAGCAACAGGTAAGCGAGAGCCGGCATCCACAAATGCGCCTTCAGCTTTTATGGGCTGCTTTTGTCTTTTTTTTGCTGTTTAACCTGCTCACTACCGGATGGATTTACAAGGCTACAATTATCGGGATGCTGTTTGCCTGTCTCGCCAATGCTTTGTTGATGTGCCTGCCTTTTATGTTGTTTCATTGGACAAAACAAAAATTAGGCTCCCGGATTGGGTATATTTCCTTTATCGCCTATTGGCTGACTTTTGAACATCTGCACCAACGCTGGGAATTGGCATGGACCTGGCTTAACTTAGGCAATGCTCTTTCTCAATATCCCCATTTTATTCAATGGTATGAATATACAGGAACAGGAGGCGGAACACTTTGGATACTCGGAGTGAATCTCGCCGTTTTTTTAACAGTGAAGAATGTGCAGCCTGAGATTGCTGCCAATAAAAACAAAGGTATTAGTCTTTTTTGGCTGAAAAAAAGCCTGCTTCCTTTCGCCTTGTTGTTTACTCCTTTATTGGTATCCGTGCTGATTTTTAACGGTTATTCCGACAAAGGGACAAATATTGAAATTGTCATCGTTCAACCTAATGAAGACCCCTATTTGATTCCCGATGCGGAAACCGCCAATCAACAGGTAAGCGATATGCTCCGCCTTGCCGAAACTGCAATTACTCCTGATACAAGGTATTTGTTGCTGCCCGAATCGGCTTTGCCAGATGCTGTTTGGCTGAATGATTTTGACGAACAACCTCAAATTCTGCGGCTTCGCGAGTGGCTCAAACAGTATCCTGACCTTAAATTAGTCAGTGGAATGACTGCTTTTGAACATTACCCCCAACCTGATGCCACTCCAAGTGCTCAGCCATATCTTCAAAAAAGCGGCAGTTATGATATTTTCAATTCGTCAGTACAACTCGACTCTTCCCTCAATGAGCAATGGTATCATAAATCGAAATTAGTGCCCGGCGTTGAGAAAATTCCTTATCGCAGCTTCTTTAGTTTTATGTCACCGGTCATCGAATCGCTTGGAGGTGGAACCGGAGGGTTTGGTTGGCAGGATGAGCGGGTTGTTTATTGGGGTGCCGACTCTTTGGGCATTGCTCCGGTGATTTGCTATGAATCTATTTTTGGACAATACCTGACTGAATATATCCAAAAAGGGGCGCAGCTTATTTTTATTATGACCAATGATGGTTGGTGGGGGAATACTGCAGGCTTCCGGCAACATTTGGAATACGCCAGACTTAGGGCTATAGAAACCCGCCGCAGCATAGCCCGTGCGGCCAATACAGGCATATCTTGTTTTATCAACCAAAAGGGTTTAATTGAAGAGCGGTTGGAATGGCAGGTTAAAGGAGCTATTGTTAGCCGCCTGGAAGCCAATTCCCAAACCACGTTCTATGTACAATATGGCGATTACATCGGGCGAACTGCCTCCCTGCTGGCCGGACTTTTTATTTTGCTTACCTTTGTAACGCGTTTTACCCCTCATTTTGCGAACAAACTGAAATCTCTGAACAATTAG